One genomic segment of uncultured Desulfobacter sp. includes these proteins:
- a CDS encoding AAA family ATPase, producing MIITCPRCAKNHKVNPDSLKPFADAGRKTIMASCKSCKFKFPVALSSLLTLEEKPVDRKRQLGSVARKICITLSKGGVGKTTTSVNLGAGLALAGYKVLLVDTDTQGQSSYILGKKPGAGLTELLTQELSISDCLTKARNNLWLLSGGKSLAGVKRIIDKKNFGAEFTLSEALTPLDNQFDFILIDTSPGWDQLIVNVLFYSTEVLVPVALEVMPLHGMSEFMKSLGAIQKYRNEVKLKYIVPTFLDLRIKGPKVLYDQLKKLYPQQLCKPIRYNESLAEAPSFGKTIFEFAPGSTASEDYRSLVRKVSGNAFALLK from the coding sequence GTGATTATTACCTGTCCCAGATGTGCCAAAAATCATAAAGTAAATCCTGACTCGTTGAAACCTTTTGCAGATGCCGGCAGAAAAACGATTATGGCTAGCTGCAAATCGTGCAAATTTAAATTTCCAGTAGCCCTTTCCTCTCTTCTGACATTGGAAGAAAAACCAGTCGATAGGAAACGTCAATTAGGATCTGTGGCCAGAAAAATCTGCATCACCCTAAGCAAGGGTGGCGTCGGTAAAACCACCACCAGCGTGAATCTTGGTGCAGGCCTTGCCCTGGCTGGATATAAGGTCCTTTTAGTGGATACCGATACCCAGGGACAGTCCTCGTATATTCTTGGAAAAAAGCCCGGTGCCGGTCTGACCGAACTTTTAACCCAGGAATTGTCTATTTCTGACTGCTTGACCAAGGCACGAAATAATCTATGGCTGCTTTCAGGCGGAAAATCCCTGGCAGGCGTCAAGCGCATTATTGACAAAAAAAATTTTGGTGCTGAGTTTACTTTATCCGAAGCCCTAACTCCTTTGGATAATCAGTTTGATTTTATTTTGATTGATACATCTCCGGGATGGGACCAGTTGATTGTTAATGTCCTTTTTTATTCAACCGAGGTGCTGGTGCCTGTTGCCCTGGAAGTCATGCCTTTGCATGGGATGTCCGAGTTCATGAAAAGCCTTGGAGCCATTCAAAAGTACAGAAATGAAGTTAAACTAAAATACATTGTACCTACATTCCTTGACTTACGGATCAAGGGGCCAAAGGTGCTGTACGATCAACTTAAAAAATTGTATCCCCAACAATTATGTAAACCCATTCGATATAACGAAAGTCTGGCTGAAGCACCCTCTTTTGGGAAAACCATTTTTGAGTTTGCACCAGGCTCAACTGCCTCAGAAGACTATCGAAGTCTGGTTCGTAAGGTGTCAGGAAACGCATTCGCTCTTCTTAAATAA
- a CDS encoding PilZ domain-containing protein yields MTEDFIDFQPISGENTEEGQVRHLFRVSVSLVDDIWVNFGGNKYLVTNLSPTGVAIIVSSCREFDSGQIIADAWLRIGDVHITGVCAKAIHCSVHDSGSFQFGFQWVDMSTENKKTLEQVLRQLKEKALKVKDLFEEHP; encoded by the coding sequence ATGACTGAGGATTTCATAGATTTCCAGCCGATATCCGGAGAAAATACCGAGGAAGGCCAGGTTCGCCATTTGTTCCGGGTGTCGGTCTCCTTAGTAGATGATATCTGGGTAAACTTTGGCGGAAACAAATATTTAGTAACCAATTTATCCCCAACCGGCGTTGCTATTATTGTCAGTTCTTGTCGTGAGTTTGATTCCGGCCAGATAATTGCTGATGCCTGGTTAAGGATTGGAGATGTACATATTACAGGGGTATGCGCTAAGGCGATCCACTGCTCCGTACATGATTCAGGCAGTTTTCAGTTTGGATTTCAATGGGTGGATATGAGCACTGAAAACAAAAAAACGTTGGAGCAGGTCCTTAGGCAGCTCAAAGAAAAGGCGTTGAAAGTTAAAGACCTGTTTGAAGAACACCCATAA
- a CDS encoding ATP-binding protein, which produces MGLKTRIITFVVVAFSVITLFLCFYITHQVKIFELKRLRAQIDKSVYLMRIINTLPLYNVDMEALKMNMETFFDDENMKSLAIHDSKINININYERPFPFSGTDIKRSFVIDHNGLKLGRLTVVYSTGLIEKKLADFRTKLLWFIFSVIFVMAVMLTFLINIITRPVARLVRTTSEIAAGNLDTEIEQAGVGEVETLSHNFVLMRDAVKEKTEDLSRTNTKLDREIRQKNIQEKRILYQRMVISFVNTFFKRSITAQSTQEIAEIFISTAQGVIQSPYCFVGQVCDRENNLKILALSDQAKKQFFGFDKAYIKHGFNQYTPGRIVKAITDKTPVISNNVSLNPEFSFLPRELLPINSIMALPMMHGRDVLGLVTFAGKEGGYTREDQEAATMMIMALVEALSLRIQKDEKKRLEERMIQSEKMVSVGGLAAGIAHEINESLTEIRKAVQMIRNSVEKPAQENLAPKDKNGLNFNVLGQYLRDEGVFKNLDRIMAAGKKASGIVSNLLSFSGETNVDFAVEDISLLLDQSFELTSNEYSPKQDFNFSAIQVMKDYEPDLPKVKCRGGELKQVFYNILSNGAYAMANNTDNPYPTFFMRTYVQKGQVCVEIRDNGPGIPENIRKLIFEPFFSTKPHKESAGLGLSVCNFIVKENYNGTIEVESTPGEGSCFKVMLPI; this is translated from the coding sequence ATGGGATTAAAAACCCGCATCATTACTTTTGTTGTTGTGGCTTTCAGTGTCATTACTCTATTTTTGTGTTTTTACATTACCCACCAGGTAAAAATTTTTGAATTAAAACGCTTGCGGGCACAAATTGACAAATCTGTCTATCTTATGCGGATTATCAATACCCTTCCCCTTTATAATGTGGATATGGAAGCCTTAAAAATGAACATGGAGACCTTTTTTGATGATGAAAATATGAAAAGCCTTGCCATCCATGATTCAAAAATAAATATTAATATCAATTATGAAAGACCGTTTCCTTTTAGCGGAACGGATATAAAAAGAAGTTTTGTCATTGACCATAATGGATTGAAACTTGGGAGACTGACGGTTGTTTATTCCACCGGCCTGATTGAAAAAAAACTTGCTGATTTTAGGACAAAGCTGCTTTGGTTTATTTTTTCCGTAATCTTTGTCATGGCTGTGATGCTTACTTTTTTGATTAATATTATCACTAGGCCGGTTGCAAGGCTTGTCCGTACTACTTCGGAGATAGCCGCAGGGAACCTTGATACGGAAATTGAACAAGCAGGTGTTGGGGAAGTAGAAACCCTTTCACACAATTTTGTACTCATGCGTGATGCCGTTAAAGAAAAAACAGAGGACTTATCGCGTACCAATACAAAATTAGACCGTGAAATACGGCAGAAAAATATACAGGAAAAAAGAATTTTGTACCAGCGTATGGTGATCTCCTTTGTGAATACATTTTTTAAACGATCCATAACCGCACAATCCACACAGGAAATTGCAGAAATTTTTATTTCCACTGCCCAGGGCGTGATACAAAGCCCCTATTGTTTTGTGGGGCAAGTCTGTGACAGGGAAAATAATTTGAAAATTCTGGCGCTCTCCGATCAGGCCAAAAAACAATTTTTCGGATTTGATAAAGCGTATATAAAACATGGATTTAATCAGTATACACCCGGCAGGATAGTCAAAGCAATTACTGATAAAACTCCTGTGATATCCAATAACGTAAGTTTGAACCCTGAATTTTCGTTTTTACCCAGGGAACTTCTGCCTATCAACTCCATTATGGCGCTTCCCATGATGCACGGCAGGGATGTGCTGGGTCTGGTTACTTTTGCAGGTAAGGAAGGCGGTTATACGCGTGAGGACCAGGAGGCTGCAACGATGATGATTATGGCCCTGGTTGAAGCGTTAAGCCTTCGAATTCAGAAGGATGAAAAAAAACGACTGGAAGAAAGGATGATTCAGTCCGAAAAAATGGTGTCGGTTGGCGGGCTTGCTGCAGGCATAGCCCATGAAATTAATGAATCTTTGACCGAAATACGCAAGGCGGTCCAAATGATACGCAACAGTGTCGAAAAACCGGCCCAGGAAAATCTTGCACCCAAGGATAAAAACGGTCTGAATTTTAATGTATTGGGTCAATATTTACGTGATGAAGGTGTTTTTAAAAATTTGGACCGGATTATGGCGGCCGGCAAAAAAGCGTCAGGAATTGTTTCAAACTTGCTCTCTTTTTCCGGAGAAACCAACGTGGATTTTGCTGTAGAAGATATTTCCCTTCTCCTGGATCAGTCGTTTGAACTCACATCCAATGAATATAGTCCGAAACAAGATTTTAATTTCAGTGCCATTCAAGTTATGAAAGACTATGAACCTGATTTGCCAAAAGTTAAATGCCGGGGCGGCGAATTAAAACAGGTGTTTTACAATATTCTGTCAAACGGGGCATATGCCATGGCCAACAACACAGATAATCCGTATCCGACTTTTTTTATGCGAACTTATGTTCAAAAAGGACAGGTATGCGTTGAAATAAGAGACAATGGTCCGGGTATACCCGAAAATATTCGCAAACTTATATTTGAACCGTTTTTTTCTACCAAGCCTCATAAAGAAAGCGCTGGACTTGGGTTGTCAGTCTGCAATTTTATCGTAAAAGAAAACTATAACGGCACAATTGAAGTGGAATCAACCCCTGGTGAGGGATCCTGCTTTAAAGTTATGCTACCTATTTAA
- a CDS encoding CBS domain-containing protein, whose amino-acid sequence MKIITTHKGSDFDALACLVAATIIYPDAKPVLPGTINANLKNFLAIHKDLFDLWSPKEVDLDTVDTLICVDTHSWSRLDQRLSVLSKKSDLDVIVWDHHEDGDIDARESHLSNTGAAITLFVQQIEKERKLITPIQATLFLIGLYEDTGHLSYPSTRPEDAHAAGFLLDRKADLNILGTFLQPAYGKKQKEILFKMIQQAERNEVNGFSLSVSQAEIPGRVENLAMVMQMYRELMNVDVAIGIFKDVEKDKCMVIGRSGVDEINIGVLMRSLGGGGHPGAGSALVKGAKPDALLETVMELLKGNQYSSVMLSDIMSYPVVTVNASTPVGDVAMMLREMGCSGMPVVDDDENLVGVVSRRDFRKVKKSKQMQSPIKAIMSRKLITIEYDKSAFEAVRLMIRHDIGRIPIMKEEKIIGIITRSDAMMYFYDLLPD is encoded by the coding sequence ATGAAAATCATCACCACACATAAAGGTTCTGATTTTGATGCACTGGCTTGCCTTGTGGCAGCCACCATCATATATCCCGATGCAAAGCCCGTTCTTCCGGGCACAATTAATGCCAATCTTAAAAATTTTTTAGCCATCCACAAAGATCTTTTTGATTTGTGGTCCCCTAAAGAAGTGGATCTGGATACTGTAGATACTCTTATTTGCGTAGACACCCACTCATGGTCTCGTCTGGATCAGAGATTAAGCGTTTTATCCAAAAAATCAGACCTTGATGTCATTGTCTGGGACCACCATGAAGACGGAGATATTGACGCCAGAGAGTCACATCTTTCCAATACAGGGGCTGCTATTACTTTATTTGTTCAACAGATCGAAAAAGAACGTAAACTGATCACCCCGATCCAAGCCACCTTGTTTTTAATCGGTCTTTATGAAGATACAGGCCATTTGTCCTATCCGTCCACTCGTCCCGAAGACGCTCATGCTGCAGGATTTCTGCTGGACCGCAAGGCGGATCTCAATATTCTGGGCACTTTTTTGCAACCGGCTTACGGTAAGAAACAAAAAGAGATTCTTTTTAAAATGATACAGCAGGCCGAACGAAATGAAGTTAACGGCTTTTCACTAAGCGTATCCCAGGCAGAAATCCCCGGCCGAGTGGAGAATCTGGCCATGGTGATGCAGATGTACCGGGAACTGATGAATGTAGACGTAGCCATTGGCATATTCAAGGACGTGGAAAAAGACAAATGCATGGTGATTGGCAGAAGCGGGGTGGATGAAATCAACATTGGCGTACTTATGCGCTCTCTTGGCGGTGGCGGTCATCCCGGAGCAGGTTCGGCTTTGGTAAAGGGTGCGAAACCGGATGCATTGTTAGAAACCGTTATGGAATTGCTCAAAGGCAACCAGTATTCATCGGTAATGCTCTCCGATATCATGTCGTACCCTGTGGTAACGGTAAACGCAAGCACCCCTGTGGGGGATGTGGCTATGATGCTACGGGAAATGGGATGTTCGGGCATGCCTGTTGTGGATGATGACGAGAATCTTGTGGGTGTTGTTTCAAGACGTGATTTCAGAAAAGTCAAAAAATCAAAGCAGATGCAGTCTCCGATTAAAGCTATTATGAGCCGAAAACTTATCACCATTGAATATGATAAAAGTGCCTTTGAAGCGGTCCGCCTTATGATCAGGCATGATATCGGAAGAATTCCCATTATGAAAGAGGAAAAAATCATCGGCATCATCACCCGGTCCGATGCTATGATGTATTTTTACGATTTATTGCCCGATTAA